Sequence from the Ascaphus truei isolate aAscTru1 chromosome 3, aAscTru1.hap1, whole genome shotgun sequence genome:
GGCCGACCCAGTTGCCTATCAATTATATCGACGCTGTTTCAATCTTCTGAAGGAAGCCATTTCAAGTGCACCAGCACTGGGCCTTCCAGATTATACCAAGCCATTCAATCTATATGTGTCCGAGCAGGAAGGCCATGCTTCTGGAGTTCTTACACAATCCCATCGGGAAAAACAGCGCCCTGTCGGTTACTACTCCTGCAGGCTGGATCCGGTTGCACGTACTTCTCCGAGTTGTCTCAAAGCCGCCCATTCCGCCCAAGTACTGCTGGATAAAGTGGCGGACATCACTCTCGGACATGATGTTATTATTCAAGCTCCACATGACTTGGCTGCTGTTCTCTCGCTGACATTACCCCGACATCTCTCGCATCAACGTCATTTAAGACTTCAGTGCTCATTGCTTCTTCCGTCTTATGTTTCTTTTCAACGATGTACCACTATCAACCCAGCAACTCTTCTGCCACATATCCCAAAGGGGGGAGAGGAACCAATGGAAGAATTAAACACTTCTAGTCCACCAGTGTCCCCCCATGACTGTTTACTCACTTTACAGCAAGACACGTCAGAACCACAGAATATGTCTACTACTGCGATTCCAGGCGCTGACCTAGAACTCTGGACAGATGGCTCAAGGTATGCCGATGATAGCGGCAGATTTCATACCGGTTTTGCCGTCACCACGGAGAAAGAGATTCTCTACGCTGAAGCATTGCCACCAAGCAGGTCAGCCCAGGAAGCGGAATTGATTGCGTTACAAACAGCATTGGAGATGGCAGAAGGAAAAAGGGTGAATATAAGAACAGACTCACGATATGCTTTTGGCATTGCCCATGATTTTGGTACTATCTGGAGAAATAGAGGATTCATAACCTCCTCAGGAACACCGGTGAAGCATGCCACCCTTATCCAAGGACTTATGCATGCTATGGGGCTACCTATCCAGGTAGCGGTTCTCAAGGTCAAGGCACATGGAAAAGTGGACAGCACGGAAACAAAAGGAAATCAATTAGCTGACCaagccgccaaacaagctgccttgGGATCTGTGTCAGAGAGATGGCTAGCCATGGAAGACATGGAAGTAGCAATGGTAAGCACGCGGGCACAAGAAAAGAAACAACGGGAGGAAACAGAGGCACAAATCGAGGCTGAAGAGTTTCCCGAAATTAATACAGCACGACCTCCAGTTGTTAAACTACAACAGGAACAGGCAAAAGTATTATCAGAAGAAAAGAAGCAGTGGAGGAAAGATGGGGCGACCGTGGAAAAGAAAACTGGTCTGTGGAAAAAGGATAATGTGTACTGTCTTCCAAGAAGAATGTATCCAGCCGTAGCAACATGGGCACATGGAGCCACACACCGAGGAAAGAATCAAGCCCTCGCATATGTAAGGAAGTTCTACTATGCTCCTGGGATCAGTACCACATTGGCCGCATACAACCGAGCCTGTCAGGTTTGTCAAACCTGTAATCCCAGCAGCACACAGACCGTACCCACCCAGCATTTAGCCAAGCCCGACTACCCATGGCAGAGAATCCAAGTGGACCATATTCACATGCCCCCGGCCGGGGGATACGAGTATGTATTGGTAGTAGTGgatatgttttcaggatggccCGAAGCTTACCCAGTCAAGAATATGACGGCAAAGGTGACAGCGAAGAAAATGCTTATCGAAATAGCATGCAGGTTTGGTATACCTGAAGTGATCGAAAGTGACCAAGGACCGGCGTTCACAGCCTCTATTTTTGGGGAACTATGGTTTATGTTGGGATCTCATCAAGGACTCCACACTCCCTATCACCCACAAAGTTCGGGAAAGGTGGAAAGGATGAACGGCACACTGAAAACCAAACTACTTAAGATGAGTCAAGATCACCCCCTCCCCTGGCCAGATCTATTGCCTATAGCGTTATATCATGTCAGACACACGCCCCAGGCCAAGCATGGGCTTACCCCATATGAAGTCCTATTTGGGTCCCCTCCCAGAATACCAGAGATAGACAGTCAGGAATTACAAAAAGGTCAGGACAAGGTAGTACAATTTGTGATTTCACTTGCGCAAGAATTGTCTAACTCTCGTTCTGTAGTATCTGCTTCTCTTCCAGAGTCCACAGGAGACACAGTACACCCCTTCCAACCTGGGGATAGCGTGTATCTGAAGAAACACGTGAGACCCGATTGTTTGGAGCCCAGATTTGAAGGTCCATATCGAGTCCTGCTGATAACACCTACGGCAGTGAAGCTTGAAGGGAAAGGACCCTGGATCCACGCCTCTCACTGCAAGAAATCTCCCGTTGAAGCTCCATGATGTATATCCTTTTCACTATGGTGCTCTTAAGTACTGTTGAAACTGCCCCAGTAACCTTCTGGGTAAACACTTCCCTGCCTCTACAAACATTCACCGCAGATTTTTGTAATGTCGCAAATTGTGGTATTTATGAGGACTCTCTCTTGTCCGCACAGCCCTGGTCCCTTAAACCTATTAACTACTATTATGATCCCTCATATGATTCAAGATCCCCTATACATAAGCAGGCCCAaatatatctgtgtgtcaccAGTACAGGGAATGAATGGTGCTCCTCCTGGTCAAATGTAGGATGGAACACAGGAAATGATTGGGCGTATAAGCCAAAGGGGGGACTAGATAGAAAGGATGAGAATGGCAAATCTCTCCTCACCCGTCTAACCCTCACTAAAGGAGTTTGGGGTACTACCAAATGCAAAGGTAAAGTACGACAAGGTTGTCTACCCTTTTATTTACAACTGGAAAATCCTTCCGAGGGAGATATGGGAAAATATGTGCTTGGCATGTACGGGGGTTCTCTCACCAAAAAATTGGGACAAGTGGAGCTCAAAGATATCAAAAATAGACCCGTGTCACCAACCTCCCAACCCACTAATAAAGAAAAATTAGATGCCCGAATTCAAGAGGTATTACCTATTCCGGGCTTGACATGGGAAGATGTATTCCGAATAGAAACACAGACAGATGTTAGGAAGAATCTGTGGCTAGAATGGGTAAAATATACGGTTAAAAGTTCTGGGCAGAATGTCAGCTGTATAGCCTGTGCAGCCGCTAATGCTCATTTAACTACGGTTCCCCTGTTTCTCTCCGACAATGAAACAGAATGCCTGATTACTCTATTAAGAGGTAAGAACTCTACTGACTGTCCAGAGTTAAGACCACTGGTATCCCTGGAAACCAGCGTTAAACCCCCTAGGGAAGTTATAGTACATAACGGAAATTATACATGCTTTATAGCAAATAACGATACGGGAACAAACTTAGGAAGATTTAACCCAGGGTTTTGCGTTTCTAACTCGTCTATCCCTTCTGCCGACCTCCAGGATCACACTGGCCATATGCTTGATATATATTGGTTATGCGGAAATGGTAAACTCCGAAATATTCTACCCCAAATGTGGCAAGGACAGTGTGCATTAGTTAAGGTAGTTATGCCTTTCAGAATACTCCCATGGGAACCAGAAGAGCAGTGCCTATTCaggaagtctctctctctgtcaagaTCAAAAAGAAGTATAGCAACAGCCCTGCAAAGTGATAATTTGGTATATAGAGATGCCATAGGGGTCCCAAGGGGGGTCCCTGATGAATTTAAGGCCCAAGACCAAATTTTTGCTGGATTCGCATCAATGGTTCCCCAAGtacaaattaataaaaatgttgatTGGATCAATTATCTGTATTACAACCAACAGAGATTTATCAATTATAGTAGGGACGCTTTCCAAGGTATAATTGAGGAACTAGGGCCAAATACCCGAATGACTCTTCAGAATCGAATGGCCTTGGATATGCTTTTAGCAGAGAAAGGGGGGGTATGTTCAATGTTTGGAGAAGAATGTTGCACGTTTATCCCAGAAAACTCTGTGATAGATGGAAAGACGGTTAAAGCACTCAACCAGATCAGGGATCTAGCGGCAGAAGTTAAGAGGAATTCAGGGGTGGATACCAGCTGGGCCAACTGGCTGGCAGATTGGACTGGAGGTTGGAAGTCAATTCTCACGACTATTGGACTGATTTTGTTATGTTTATTTGTCTTTGCTATCCTTGTGCTTTGCTGTGTCATTCCTCTTTATCGGAAACTAATGTATAAAGTGGTCGGAGCAGAAACAATGATGAATACAGGAAGTGAACTGGAATCATTTTTGCAAACTAAAGCTAAGCCGGATATGCCTACCCGAAGCCCCCCAAGGCAGAAATATATTATGCGTAATTCTCTATTGTGAGGTTCAAGGTATCTGGGGAGAGAGACTCCTACGATGTTGACAGTCTTGATGGAAGGTATGAACATCTGTTAGGGATGTATTGTGCCAGTAGTCAAGTGAAGAAATCCTTTACCCATTCCCCACATCGTAGGACAGCTTGTATCCCCTAGGGAGTGAACGAATAAACATAGATTCAAGGGGGGATTGTGAGGGTAGAAAATATTATATGAATATATGTTTATCCATTATTCCGAGAGTTATCCAACTCAGCAATGCAAACAGATATTGTACAGTAAAGATGGCGCCTGTATCCGGGAACACACCCTGAGATTATCCTGTAATGAAGACATCCGGCTGATGAAAGATGTACAAACAACTGGCTTATCAGCACGAGCTGACTCACGAGCTGATCACGCACCCATGCACGAAGGAATGTACACCAATGAGAGACGAAAGAGTGTCCCGGATCAAGATATAAACGGCTTAAGCCCA
This genomic interval carries:
- the LOC142490630 gene encoding protein NYNRIN-like, producing MAAVGQTAVCGKVTLTVAEVPMDFLVDSGASTSVISKKLLPPTIELSDDWMTSMGVEGKPQNSRLTVPVPLGPFSEVAARFLVSNTCPLNLLGSDILQRLRANILYDECGMQLILHRPEGGDTPPDICIIRALPLMLLQEQSNPNTGFPSHIEPQVSSSLWSVGPEDVGLLPVPPVVVQMKPGVPYPRIPQYPLKAAQEASLKIQIHAYLEKGVLRYCTSPCNTPLFPVKKKSVKGQPDKYRLVQDLRAVNAATILETPVVPNPNTLLSGVPPEASLFTVIDLANAFFSVPLHVDSQFLFSFTFQGAQLTWTRIPQGAQNSPNQFSQALKLSLSPWVLAHPEATLLQYVDDLLLCGPIDSQQMESLSVSLLQHLSSIQCKVSKSKLQWCLPKVVFLGHCISQGIRHLTDERKQAIVSVSYPSTISQLQSFLGLITYCRQWIPDASRLMQPLYDALKTGPKEDDVADPVAYQLYRRCFNLLKEAISSAPALGLPDYTKPFNLYVSEQEGHASGVLTQSHREKQRPVGYYSCRLDPVARTSPSCLKAAHSAQVLLDKVADITLGHDVIIQAPHDLAAVLSLTLPRHLSHQRHLRLQCSLLLPSYVSFQRCTTINPATLLPHIPKGGEEPMEELNTSSPPVSPHDCLLTLQQDTSEPQNMSTTAIPGADLELWTDGSRYADDSGRFHTGFAVTTEKEILYAEALPPSRSAQEAELIALQTALEMAEGKRVNIRTDSRYAFGIAHDFGTIWRNRGFITSSGTPVKHATLIQGLMHAMGLPIQVAVLKVKAHGKVDSTETKGNQLADQAAKQAALGSVSERWLAMEDMEVAMVSTRAQEKKQREETEAQIEAEEFPEINTARPPVVKLQQEQAKVLSEEKKQWRKDGATVEKKTGLWKKDNVYCLPRRMYPAVATWAHGATHRGKNQALAYVRKFYYAPGISTTLAAYNRACQVCQTCNPSSTQTVPTQHLAKPDYPWQRIQVDHIHMPPAGGYEYVLVVVDMFSGWPEAYPVKNMTAKVTAKKMLIEIACRFGIPEVIESDQGPAFTASIFGELWFMLGSHQGLHTPYHPQSSGKVERMNGTLKTKLLKMSQDHPLPWPDLLPIALYHVRHTPQAKHGLTPYEVLFGSPPRIPEIDSQELQKGQDKVVQFVISLAQELSNSRSVVSASLPESTGDTVHPFQPGDSVYLKKHVRPDCLEPRFEGPYRVLLITPTAVKLEGKGPWIHASHCKKSPVEAP